In Parasegetibacter sp. NRK P23, a single genomic region encodes these proteins:
- a CDS encoding SusC/RagA family TonB-linked outer membrane protein, whose protein sequence is MRLSGFILLLICLHFSAVSASQSITLSGRHMTVRQILAAVEKQTGYNVWGTSDFLKRSRQMNINVQNMPLATFLEMVTRSQPFTYKLVNKTIVLSEKQVMSSEPDSTQHEIVYNITISGRVLNAETKEGIQAASVTVKQHAGGASSDSSGFFQLEDVPENATLVITSVGYAKMEVSLSVIAKLRTAEKLTQGAGYIIKNTSGAIDIYLEPAKPVLDEVVINTGISKRDKNSFTGAAAVYTGEQLKTIGNRNILESLRSLDPAFIKIENNLQGSNPNATANFEIRGQTSVNINSLNDQFRNDPNQPLFILDGFEATIQAISDLDMNRVASITILKDAASTALYGSKAANGVIVVETKRPVGGKLQLNYISDLTIEMPDLSSFNLMNGAEKLEYEFLQGALYAQGGNFQWNNELRYNARLAEVKRGVNTYWISEPVRTGVSQRHSLQMTGGSNELIFNLAASYGNQLGVMKGSGRETWGGNIGITYRKGNLNINNLLSLSGAKGTESPYGSFSTYANAIPYYRKRNEDGSIPKYLDPVFDPSIVNPLYNASLGGINEKKDFTFFNNLSAVYTLSRTLRIQAGLQVMSGGSTAVRFIPPDHSQFDNVELRQKGSYTNTRNENNSYSSNLMLSYGETIGKSRVSASVRGDLRSLNGTLIGLSAVGFPYGTDGNPLYAYSYAPSSAPTAGNTRTRSAGVLASMNYAWDRRFLIDAVYRIDGASVFGTNHTFKPFLSGGLGWNLNEEKQLRGSRFINLLKLRANAGFTGNENLGQFSSISIYNYQTGSNNNFGQGITLSSLGNPSLDWQKTLQLSYGLDFSIWDNRVSGYLEYFDKRTDPLVISAEGTLPASTGTGSNFVMNIGELHTKGLNFNVRVLPVNNVAKRIIWSVGVMGSNYFSEFQGLGNSLAKLNESQTSNKGLQRYLDGYSPQDLWAVVSKGVDPASGQELFLKKDGTLTFTYSTDDIVKVGNSRPTIEGGINTSFTYKEFTFGAVMRYRMGGYVFNNALYSKVENIGILERRNVDRRALYDRWKQPGDLTQFTAISSRSSNLSSRFIQKDSHLVGESINMSWRSAAPWVKQLRLQMITVTGYLNDIFRLEKIRSERGIEYPYARTAGLSVNLSF, encoded by the coding sequence ATGAGATTGTCCGGTTTCATCCTCTTACTGATTTGTCTGCACTTCTCGGCCGTGAGCGCCTCGCAATCGATCACGCTCTCGGGCAGGCACATGACGGTGCGGCAGATACTTGCCGCCGTGGAAAAACAAACAGGGTACAACGTTTGGGGAACTTCAGACTTCCTGAAAAGATCCAGGCAAATGAACATTAACGTGCAAAACATGCCGTTGGCCACGTTCCTTGAAATGGTGACCCGCTCCCAGCCGTTCACGTACAAACTGGTAAACAAAACCATCGTACTGTCTGAAAAGCAGGTGATGTCCTCCGAGCCGGATTCCACCCAACATGAAATTGTATACAACATCACCATCTCCGGAAGGGTATTGAACGCTGAAACCAAGGAAGGCATTCAGGCAGCCTCGGTTACCGTAAAACAACATGCCGGTGGCGCTTCCTCCGATTCAAGCGGTTTCTTTCAACTGGAAGACGTTCCTGAAAACGCCACCCTGGTGATCACCAGTGTTGGCTATGCGAAAATGGAAGTGAGTCTTTCGGTTATCGCGAAATTGCGCACAGCAGAAAAACTCACACAGGGCGCTGGTTACATCATAAAAAATACCAGCGGCGCCATAGATATTTACCTGGAGCCGGCCAAACCCGTACTGGACGAAGTAGTGATCAATACAGGGATATCCAAAAGAGACAAGAACAGTTTTACCGGCGCCGCGGCCGTGTATACCGGGGAACAACTCAAAACAATCGGCAACCGCAACATCCTCGAAAGTTTGCGCAGCCTGGATCCCGCGTTCATCAAAATCGAGAACAATTTACAGGGCTCTAACCCCAACGCCACAGCTAATTTTGAGATTCGCGGACAAACCAGCGTTAACATCAACTCCTTAAACGACCAGTTCCGCAACGACCCCAACCAACCACTGTTCATACTCGATGGCTTCGAGGCTACCATACAGGCCATCTCTGATCTTGACATGAACAGGGTGGCCAGCATCACCATCCTGAAAGATGCGGCCTCTACCGCCCTGTATGGCTCCAAGGCCGCCAACGGCGTGATTGTAGTGGAAACAAAACGCCCTGTTGGGGGGAAACTGCAACTGAACTATATCAGCGACCTTACGATTGAAATGCCTGACCTCAGCAGTTTCAACCTCATGAATGGCGCGGAGAAACTGGAATATGAATTCCTGCAGGGAGCCCTTTACGCACAGGGCGGCAACTTTCAGTGGAACAACGAATTGCGTTACAATGCCCGTCTGGCGGAAGTAAAACGCGGGGTGAACACCTACTGGATCAGCGAACCTGTAAGAACCGGCGTATCTCAGCGCCATTCGCTTCAGATGACTGGCGGCAGCAACGAACTTATTTTTAACCTGGCCGCATCCTACGGCAATCAACTGGGGGTAATGAAAGGCTCAGGCAGGGAAACCTGGGGCGGCAACATCGGAATCACCTACAGAAAAGGCAACCTCAACATCAACAACCTGCTTTCCTTATCCGGAGCGAAAGGAACAGAATCTCCTTATGGCAGCTTCTCCACCTACGCAAACGCGATTCCTTATTACCGCAAAAGAAATGAGGATGGCAGCATTCCCAAATACCTGGACCCCGTTTTTGATCCTTCCATTGTTAACCCGCTTTACAACGCTTCATTAGGCGGCATCAATGAAAAGAAAGATTTCACCTTTTTCAACAACCTGAGCGCCGTATATACGCTTTCCAGAACCTTGCGCATACAGGCAGGACTTCAGGTGATGAGCGGCGGATCCACCGCGGTACGCTTTATACCACCGGATCATTCTCAGTTCGACAACGTAGAGTTAAGGCAGAAAGGCAGTTACACGAATACAAGGAACGAAAACAACTCTTACAGCTCTAACCTGATGTTGTCTTACGGTGAAACGATCGGCAAAAGCAGGGTGAGCGCCAGTGTGCGTGGCGATCTCCGTTCCTTAAATGGAACACTTATAGGATTATCCGCGGTAGGATTTCCTTACGGTACTGATGGGAACCCACTTTACGCTTACAGCTACGCACCTTCCAGCGCACCAACGGCCGGCAATACCAGGACACGCAGCGCAGGCGTACTCGCAAGCATGAACTACGCCTGGGACAGGCGCTTCCTGATTGACGCGGTATACCGCATTGACGGCGCCAGCGTTTTCGGCACCAATCATACCTTCAAACCCTTCCTTTCCGGCGGCCTGGGCTGGAACCTGAACGAGGAAAAACAACTGCGCGGCAGCAGGTTCATCAACCTGTTGAAACTGCGTGCAAACGCCGGTTTCACAGGCAATGAAAACCTCGGGCAATTCAGTTCCATTTCTATTTATAATTACCAGACCGGCAGCAACAACAACTTCGGGCAGGGCATTACACTCTCCTCGCTGGGTAACCCATCACTCGACTGGCAGAAAACACTCCAGTTAAGTTACGGACTTGATTTCAGCATCTGGGATAACCGCGTGAGCGGCTACCTGGAATACTTCGATAAAAGGACCGACCCGCTGGTGATTTCCGCTGAAGGCACCCTTCCGGCTTCCACGGGTACCGGATCGAACTTCGTGATGAACATAGGCGAACTCCACACGAAGGGATTAAACTTTAACGTCCGGGTGCTCCCGGTGAACAATGTCGCCAAACGCATCATCTGGTCGGTGGGTGTAATGGGCAGCAATTACTTCAGTGAATTCCAGGGATTGGGTAATAGTCTTGCAAAACTGAACGAAAGCCAAACCTCCAACAAAGGACTACAGCGCTACCTGGATGGTTACAGCCCGCAAGACCTCTGGGCCGTAGTATCTAAAGGCGTGGATCCCGCGAGCGGACAGGAACTGTTCCTTAAAAAAGATGGCACGCTCACTTTTACCTACAGTACGGACGATATTGTGAAAGTCGGCAATTCCCGTCCCACAATAGAAGGCGGCATCAACACTTCATTTACCTATAAGGAGTTCACCTTTGGCGCGGTAATGCGTTACAGGATGGGGGGATACGTATTCAACAACGCCCTGTATTCAAAGGTCGAGAATATCGGCATACTGGAACGCAGAAACGTGGACCGCAGGGCATTGTACGACCGGTGGAAACAACCGGGCGACCTGACGCAGTTCACAGCCATCAGCAGCAGGTCCAGTAACCTCTCCTCACGCTTCATCCAGAAAGATTCACACCTCGTGGGAGAAAGCATCAACATGAGCTGGCGCTCGGCAGCGCCCTGGGTAAAGCAACTCAGGCTGCAGATGATTACCGTTACCGGTTACCTGAACGACATCTTCAGGCTCGAGAAAATACGTTCGGAACGGGGCATAGAGTATCCTTACGCACGTACGGCGGGCCTTAGTGTCAATCTTTCTTTCTAA